The segment TCGTTGGCGGCGGCCTGCTGCTGATCGGAGCCGGCATCGGCCTCGCCGAGACGCTGACTAACGACGCCATCATGTCGGCGGTGCCCGCCAATCGCGCTGGGGCAGCTTCCGCGATTTCTGAAACGGCCTACGAGATGGGTGCCGCCCTGGGCGTCGCCATCATGGGGTCGATAATGGCGGCCAGCTATGCGAGCCGACTGCGATTCCCGCAAGGAACGCCGGATGACGTCCGCCAGGCGGCGCATGAAACGCTGGGCGCCGGCCTTTCGGCAGCCGAGACGCTGCCGAGCCGGCTGGGCGACGCCGTCATCGACGCCGTGTCGTCGGCGTTCACTTCGGCCATCCACGTGACCAGCGCGATCGCCGCGGTTATCGTGCTGGCCGGTGCCATCGGCTCGCTGGTGGTTCTCGGCTCGCACAAGGCTCGGGCGCTGGCAGAGCGGGACTGACCGTCGGGCTCGACGTTCAAAACCGATGCTTGATCAACAATGAGCAACTCCCCGCCGGATTGTTTGGAGCGTGGCATAATGGTGGCATGAATCGCATACGTCTGAGCACGACAGTCGACGCGTCTCTGCTCCAACAAGCGCGGAATGTGCGGTCGGGGAGCACTGACGCTTCTCTCGTGGACGAAGCTCTCGCTGCACTGCTGGCTCGCTACCGTTCCGCCGAGGTGGACGCCAGTTACGCTGCCTATGATGAGCACCCGCTCGACGAGCCGGACGAATGGGGCGACCTCGCGTCGTTCCGACGGGCTGCGGCAGCGTCGTGAACACGGCCCCCGCACGCGGGGAGGTGTGGTGGTGCGAGACGGCCGAGATCGGTCGTCGGCCGGTCGTCGTGCTGTCTCGTGACGCAGTGATCCCGCGACATCGCCGCGCGCTTGTCGCGCCGTGCACAACGACGATTCGAGGGCTAGTCAGCGAAGTGGTACTCGAGCCCGGCGACGACCCCGTGCCCCGTCAAACGGCCGTGAACCTCGACTCGGTAGAAAGCGTTTCGATCGCTATCCTCGTCACCCGCATAGGACGTTTGCGCGACACCCGAATGCGCGAGATCTGCGCCGCACTTGCAGTCGCCGTCGGCTGCTCCGACTGATCCTCAACGTCGGAAAAGCACGGGCCCGAGCCTCAGACCAGTGATTCGGTCGGCCGAAACTCGGGCTGATCGATAACTCGCAACCAGGAACCATCAGCCTGACGCCGAACCACCTGGGCTCGGGCCCCTGCACCATCGCTTGGAGGTGTGGCGGTGAGCGCGATCTCTCCGCAGATAAGAGTCGGCAACGGCGGCTCCGCGGTAAAGGTGGGCGCGTGCTCAAGCACCGACGCCCAGAGCTCGCGAATTGCCGCCCGGCCCACGGTGGTTTGACCTGGCGGATACGCCAGCACGGCATCTTCTTCATACAGCGCGGCGACGCCATCGGCATCCCCGGCATTCGACCGTTCAACGAAAAGCCGGGTTATGTCTTCCGGGGTCCGCGCAGTTTCTGTGGCTTCACTCATGTCAGTCCTTAGCTCGGCAGCGCTGATCATTTCCAGTCTCCGGCAGCCTCGGGGATAACTCAAACAGCTAATACTAATGACTTGTAGAATCACTCCTTATGGAACTGCACCAGCTTCGATACTTAACCGCGGTGGTCGATCAGGGTTCGTTCACCCGGGCCGGAATGAGTCTTCACATCAGTCAGTCGGGGGTCAGCGCTCAACTGCGACAGCTTGAGCGGGAACTCGGCCAGCCACTGATCGACCGTTCAGGCCGGGCAGTCAGGCTGACAGATGCCGGCGAGGCCGTGCTTCCGTTCGCTCGCGCCGCCCTCGCCGCCGTCTCGGCAATTCGCGAGGCTGTTGACGAAGTCGCAGGACTGCACCGCGGGAGCGTCACGATCGGCATGGTCTCAGGCTGCTCCATTCCCGGATTCCTGGACGCCTTGTCCGATCTCCACCGCAAACATCCGCAGTTGATCCTGTCGTTGATCGAGGGTCCATCGGATCAGCTGCAAAGCCAAGTGATGGCCGGCGATCTCGGTGTCGCCCTGGTCGGCTACTCGGATCAACCTAAGCCAGGACTGGAGGTAGCGGTGGTTATCGACGAATCTCTCGTCGTTGCCGTCGACGGTCAGCATCCGTTCGCTGACCGGAAATCGGTGCGCCTCAGTGAGCTCGACCGGGAGTCCGTCATCTCGCTGCCACTGGGCACCGGGATCCGGACTGCGTATAACAACGCCTGTCGTGCGGCGGGCCTTGGCGGCAGCGTCGGCCTGGAGGCTAGTTCGCCAGAGGCAATCGTCGGGCTGGCGGTCCGTGGCCTCGGAGTTGCGGTACTCAGCGAGTCAATGGTCGATGTCGATTCCGGTCTGGTGAGCGTGCCGATCCGTGCTCAAGGTGCGACCGCCCGGCTCGGCCTGGTCTGGAAGCGGCAGGAAGCCATACCCGCAGCCACTCGCGCGGTGATCGAAGCGATGACCGATCGCATGGTCGGATAAGAGGCCGGTTAAGAGGCTCCGCGGCTACCCTGCGAGCCGATACACCTCCGCGGCGACGGCTGCTCGCAGCGGGTGTAATGGAGGCGTCGCCCGGCTCGGGTGGATCCGGTTCGTCAGCAACACAACCGACACGTCATGCTCCCGATCGACCAGCATCGAGGTGCCGGTGAAGCCGGTATGGCCGCGCGCATTCCGCCCGGACTGGCTCATCCAGGCCCGCTGACCGATTCGCATGCCGATCGCCTGGCCGAAGTTCGGCAGGTAGGCCGGCTCGACCCGTGAGCTGTCGAGCACTACCGGCAGCTGGTCGCGCCATAGCTCCTCGCAGGTTGCGCGGCTGAGCAGGCCAGGCAGCCCCATCCTCAGCGACTCGGCGAAACGCAGCACATCGCCCGCGGTGCCGAACAATCCGGCGTTGCCGCTTATCCCGCCGAGCGACCAGGCAGCTTCGTCGTGGACGACGCCGCAGACCATGCCCCGGCCGAGATCCGGCTGGTATTCGGTGGCGGCACACAGTGCCGGATCAGCGCCGAACGTGACGCCATCCAACGACAGCGGGCTCAGTACCCGGTCGGTGAATAGCTGGTCCCAGCCCTGACCGGTTACCCGCTCGGCCAAGGCCATTGCCACCAGATAGCCGACGCACGAGTAGACATAGCGGGTCCCCGGTGGCGCTTCGGGCCCGATTGCCAGCAAATCGGAGATCAGAGTGTCCCGATCGAAACCACTAACCAGGTACTGCCGCCATCCCCGCCATGCCGGCTGCAGTCCCGAGGTGTGCGCGAGCAACTGGCGCAGTGTGATCCGGTCTTTCGACGACTTCCGGAATTCGGGCAACCAGCCGGCCACGGGTTCGTCCAGCCGCAGTAGTCCGTCGTCCACCAAGGTGAGCAGTCCTACCGCGGTGAAGACCTTGGTCAGCGAGGCAAGATCGAAAACAGTGCCGACGGTGACCGCCTGACGACGCTCGACTGGCAACAAGCCGTTCTCGTCGGCCTGGACGGCATCGCCGATTGCCACCGTCTCGAGCTCATTGCCGCCGATAGCCGCAGCCGCGACAGCGCCTGGGACCACACCTGCGGCTACGCCTTGGGCAATGACATTGCGCATCTAGCACCTCGTGCCCGCGGCCGGCAGCTTCCCTTCAATGAAGTAGGCATCGACCTTCGAATTGATGCAGGCACCGGCACGCCCATACGCCGTATGTCCTTCCCCTTCGTAGGTAAGAAGCGTGGAGGATTCGAGCTGCTCTGTGAGCGCCTCCGACCATTCGTAGGGCGTGGCAGGATCGCCCGTGGTGCCCACCACCAGAATCGGTTCGGCGCCCGGTGCATTCGCCGGTTCCGGTGTTCGCACCGGCTGATATGGCCAGCTTTCGCACACCGCCCCGCCGTAACCGAGCGCAACGCCGAATGTCGGCGCGGCATCTTTCAGTTCCTCGGCCTCGGCGCGCATCGTGTCCGTCTCGGAGTTCGTTGGATAGTCAAGACAGTTGATCGCGTTGAATGCCTCATCCCCGTTGCCGCTGTAGGTCCCGTCCGGCTCGCGGTCTGCACCAAGGTCCGCAAGTCTCAGGAACTCGTCCGGCGAGCCGTCGAAGGCCTGTGCCAGTGCCTCACCGAGCAGCGGCCAGTTCTGATCGTTGTACAACGGCAGAATGAAACCGGACAGCAGCAGCGGCAGCCCGACCTTCCGGCCGTCAGATGCCGTCATCGGCGCGGATTCAACCGTGTCGAAGAGCGACTGGACCTTCTTGACGCCATCGTCGACGTCGCCGCCGAGCGGGCAGCCTTCACGCGATTGGCAGTCCTCGATGTACGCCCGCAGCGCTCCTTCGAATCCCTTCGCCTGGCCGAGGGCAAGCTCCGCGTTGGACAGGCTCGGGTCAAGTGCGCCGTCGAGCACGAGGCGGCCGACCTTTTCCGGGAAGAGAGTTGCATAGGTGGAGCCGAGGAAGGTGCCGTAGGAGAAGCCCAGGTAGTTGAGCCTGGTGTCGCCGGACACCTCCCGCAGGACATCAAGGTCCCGGGCTGCGCTCTGGGTGTCCACATGACCAAGAAGTTCGCCTGTGTTCGCCTCGCAGGCCTCTGCGAACTTCTTGTACTGGGCACGCATTTGCTCCAGGCCTTCGTCCGTCTCGGGATTCGCGGTGGATTCACGCATCTTGTCCCGATCGGCGTCGCTGAGGCAGTCGACCGCGCTCGACGCCCCGACTCCACGGGGGTCAAACCCCGCGATCGAGTAATTGGCCAGCAAATCTTCTGTTGCGACGTAGCTCAGCGAATCGCGGACCATCTCGATCCCGGATCCTCCGGGGCCGCCCGGGTTGAGCCAGATCGTTCCCTTGGAGACCGACTCAGGCACCGTCCGGATCACTGCGAGCTCAATTGACTTGCCTGCCGGGTCTGACCAGTCCAGCGGCACCGCAACTTTGGCGCATTCGAAGCCATCGTCACACGGCGCCCATGAAACATCCTGGGCGTAGATCTCTTCGGCACCCGGCGGAATCGCCGCGGATGTTGCGTCGGGTCCCTGGGCACCCGCCCCGTCCAGCGGGGCGGTGCCGGTTGACCGATCGCCCGACGGGTTGCAGGCCGTCAGCATGAGGACAGTTGCGAGCACGACCGCAACCAGCGGACGCCAGCGTGCTTCGGTGCTGCCTCGGTTGGTGATCCTCATCTGGTCTCTTTCATTGGTCGTGGTGGGCAGGCCCCCGATGGTTTCGGCAAGCGCCGCCCGGCTGTAATGACTATCTGAGCGACAGGGTGAGTGCTTCCATCGCGAGTAGCGGTGAGGTGTTGGTCTTCAATCGCCGGCGCGCCGTCGCCAGCGCATCCAAGCGGCCGAGAGTGGCATTCGGCGTCGATGTCCGCGCCATCTCATGCACCTGGCTGGTGTAACCGATATTCATCAGCTCCTCGCCTGCGCCCAGTTGCACCATCAGGACATCACGGTACAGAGACAGCAGATCGACCATTGCCCTATCGAGCACGTCCCGCTGGGCGCGGGTTGCCCTCCGCTTTTGGTCCTCTTCGAGCTGACGCACCTGAGCCCGCAGCGCCGGCGGCAAGGTCTGGCCCGATTCCGCTCCAAGCGACCGCAACAGTTCCGCACGTTCCTGCGCGGAGCGTTCCTCGGTGAGTGCCTTGGACTCGGCCGCAGATCGCTCGACAAGTTCACCAGCGGCAAGAATCGCCTGTCCCACACTGCCGATCGCTCCGGGCAACCTGATATTCGAATCGCGATGGCCCCGCGACACCTCATCTGTTGCCAGTCGACGGGCCCTGCCTATGTGGCTCTGCGCGGCGAGCGACGATTCACGGGCCAAGCCCGGATCGACACCGTACTTCCGGACCAGGAGCTCGGCAACAGCCTCGGGCGGCGGCACTCGCAAGGTCAGCGCCCTGCATCGGGACCGGATAGTCGTGACGACATCGGCCGGACTCGGGGCGCAGAGCAGCCACACGGTGCGCGCAGGTGGCTCTTCTATCGCCTTCAGCAAGACGTTCGACGTCCGCTCGGCCATGCGATCGGCGTCCTCAATGATGATGATTCGCCACTTGCCGCCCGCCGGTGAACGCTGCGCCTCCTGGACCAGGCCGCGCACCTCGTCGATGCTGATGGTTACCTTTTCGGTCGCAACGACGGTCACATCGGCATGCGTTCCGCTGAGCACGGTGGCGCGTTCCGCGCTTTCCGACTCTCCGTGGTCCCCGCAGAGCAGCGCAGCGGCAAAGGCGCGGGCGGCATTGGACCGGCCCGACCCCGGGGGGCCGGTGAACAGCCAGGCGTGCGTCATTGCCGAACCGGGAGTGGCCTGTGCGGCGGCCGCAGCAGCTGATTTCAACGTGTCGATCACGCGATCCTGGCCGACCAGGTCGTCCCAAACGCTCATCTACTGGCCCCGATTCGTGTTTCTACGTTGCTGTCGGGCGGCTCGCTCGGCTTCGGCCTGGGCACTCAGCCGCGCCCTCTGCATGCTCAGGGCATCAAGGATCTCGACGGGTTCGGTCGATACCGCCGCGGGGCCGGAATCCGGAATGGTGGGGATTACCTGGGTCTCGTTGTTGTCGAACGTTGGCTCGACAAGTGGTCCAACCTGCTCGAAGACCTCCGTCTCAGGCCCCGCCATGACACCCGCGGGGGGCCGCACCTGCTCGAAGACCTCCGTCTCAGGCCCCGCCGTGGTGCCCGCGGGGGGCCGCACCGGTGCCGCTGGCCGTGCCGGCGCTCCGTTCGGTTCCGAACCTGAAGCGGGCCGTGCCGGTGCACTCGTCGGAGACACCCCCGGGCGCGGCGATGCCGGGTTCGGCGCGGACGCCACAGGGAATTCCGCGGGACGCGGCACAACCTGGCCGCCGCGGCCGGGCATAGACTCCGAGGGCGGCGCGCTCAGAGATTCGCCGGCCTCGGCCAGGTCGGCGGAAGAGATGAGCGGCAGCAGCGCGGCCTGGATCTGCTCGGTGAGCAGTTCGGCCGGCTCGCCCGCATCCAGAATCAGATAGCGATCCGGATTCTGATCCGCCAGGGAGAGAAACCGTTCACGGACCCGGGAGTGAAAATCCGGCGACTTGCGTTCGAGGTGGTCTTCGGCGCCCCGTCCTGCCCTTCGCGCCCGCGCAACTTCGGGATCGACATCCAGCAACACAGTCAACGCCGGGCGCAGGCCCTCTGTCGCCCACCATGACAACTGCGCGATCTCCCCGGCATCGAAATCCCGGCCAGCGCCCTGATAGGCGATCGACGAGTCCATGTAGCGGTCGGTCAGGACCACCGAATGCTTGCCAAGCGCGGGCCGGATCAGCCGATTCACGTGATGGCCGCGATCCGCCGCGAACAGCAGAGCCTCGGCTCGGGGCGCCACCCCGTCCGCGCCCAACACGATGTCACGGAGGCGCACGCCTTCAGGTGTTCCGCCCGGCTCGCGGGTCAATACGACGCTGAGGCCGAGATCCTCGCGCAGCCAGCGGTCGATGGCTTTGAGCTGGGTGGACTTTCCGGCGCCGTCTCCGCCTTCAAAAGCGATAAAGAGTCCCCCGGATTCCGGGTGTTCTGCCATGGTGAGAGCGAGGTTGCCCCCGCCGGCCTCGCTGTCGGCCAGGTTGCCCCGGTCGGCCTCGCTGTCGACTGGTTTGGTCCAGGCAGAGCGTATTTCCTGGCCCATATCCCGGAGGCGACGGGGGTCGAGCACGACGATCGCGGCGATACCGGCAACGACGCCGGCCACGCCGAGGATCAGGAACACGCTTGAGCTCGGAGAGATCTGCCAAGTGACGTTCTCGCTGACCGTGGCCGATCCGGACAGTTCGGTCAGCGCGATAAGCAGGGCGACTCCCGCGCCCGCGGCACTCCAGTTATGTACCTGCAGGCGCGAAAACGGGCCGCGCGCGGGCGTGCTGGACTGCGACGGCTCCAGCTGGTCCGTCTGCGCCAGCTGAGCGACGATCGCTACTCCGGCCAGCCAGCCAAGGACCGCTCCAAGTACGGCCACCGCGGTAAGTTCCTGGACTACTCCCTGCGCCAGGGTCAGCAGTCCAGCTGCAACCAGCGCAAGTCCGACGAGCCGGGGTCGGGACAGTCCCGGCAGTGTTCGGCTCGATGTCGCGATCCCGAGCCCCATCCCCAGTGCCAACAGCAACACGATGAAACCGAAACCTGCCTGGCCGCCGCCGAGCTCGGCAACCACCGGCTGGGACAACACGGCCGTCGCGCCGAGCAGGGCCAGGATCGCGCCCGCACCCCAGGTTTTCGGCGGCGAGACTCTCCCAGCGTGCGGGCGGTGCTCGCCGTGAACCCGACTTGCCCCGCTGGACGGTTTGCTTACCCGCCATGGAACATAGAAAGCAGCAACCGCTCCGGTGAGCATGCCTGCGGCGACGAGGTAACCGAGCCAGGTAGCGGAGCGCAATCCACCTTCGGGCCCGAGCATGAACTGGGCTGTCAGGGCGCCGGCGGTCAATACAGTCGCGGCGATCGAGAGGGCACGCCAGATCGTCGTCTCGCGGTGCCAAGCCTGCGGGCTTTCGGATTCGGCGAGGGTAGCGACTCGGGTAGTGGCGCCGAGCAGCAGGGCCGCGATCCAGACCCACCAGAGCCGGCCAACAACCGGGATGAGCACGAACGACAGAGCGCTCAACCCGGCAAGGCCTGCGATCAGGACCGCTTGCCCCAGCCGGTAACTCAACTGCTGCCAGACCCGGACCGGCAGCAGCCAGGCAACGCAGTAAAGCACCAACAGGGCCAGCAACGCCCCGGCGCCCGCACGGACCGAAATATCTTCGCCGCTTATCGCTGGCGGAAATGTGCCGTCGGAAGGGGCGCCGAGACCGACGGAACCGCCCACGACGTAGCCGATGCCGACCAGGAGCAGCAAGCCCAGCCAACCGGCAGATTCGAGCACGCCAATCGACAGCCTTGTCGGATCACGGCGGCTCGGGATGTTCACCAGTCCAGCCTACCGGCGACTGCTGACAGTCAGGTTCGGCCATTCGTGGTAACCGGCGAGCCGACCGGCACGTTGCCCGCGAGCGAACCGGACAGCACCGCCGGACGGCGGGGCAGTCGGTACGGCAGCACCGCCGGACGGCGGACACAACGGAGCAGTCGGTACGATATCGTTCCATGACAACTCAGCCCGAGCAGAGGCGCGCACTGGCTCTGTACGAGCAAAACGAGCCGATGCCCGCCCCACTCGCCCTTGGATACGCGAGGGCGCTGCTTGAGCGGGCGCAGAGCGGTGCACTCCCTGGCGCACTGCGCATCTATCGCCCGGAACCAACGGTCGCCTTCGGCCAGCGCGACCGATTCCTCCCCGGCTTCCCCGCTGCCGTGGAGGCCGCCCGGAGCCATGGTTTCGAACCTGTGATCCGGGGCCTCGGCGGCCGGGCTGCCGCCTACCATCGTGGATCGCTGGTCGTCGATCACATCGAGGCCTCGCAGAACGCCATCGCGGAGACCCAGTCGCGATTCGCCGGTTTCGGCGATCTGATCGCGGACGCGCTTAGGTCGGTGGGCGTCGATGCCCGAGTCGGCGAGATCGATGGCGAGTACTGTCCCGGTGAATACAGCATTAATGGGGGCGGACGGATCAAACTGGTGGGAACCGCTCAGCGAATCGTCTCAGGAGCGTGGCTGTTCTCCATGGCGATTCTGGTAGAGGATTCCGCGCCGATCCGGGTCGTGCTGGATGAGGTCTACCCCCGGCTTGGCCTGCCCTGGAAGCCCGAGACGGCCGGCACCGCCGAAGACCTGACCGCCGGCATCACGGTGGACGCGGTCAAGGCGGCGGTGGTCGAGGCCTATCGCCGTGACTACGCGATAACGACGGCCCACATCGATCAGGGAACCCGCCTGCTCGCCGAACGGCTTGCACCGGCGCACGGCCTTTAGCCGAGCGCCGGCACAGAGACTGTCCGAACCTACTTCTTGGCGGCCGCGGTCTTCTTGGCCGCAGGTTTCTTAGCTGCTGGCTTCTTCGCCGCTGGTTTCTTGGCTGCCGGCTTCTTCGCCGGGGCCTTCTTCTTCTTGGCCGGCCCCTTCGCGCGCTTTTCGGCAAGCAGCTCGGCGGCGCGTTCCAGGGTCACGGACTCCACCGCGTCATCCTTGCGCAACGTTGCGTTCGTCTCGCCGTCCGTCACGTAGGGCCCGAATCGGCCGTCCTTCACCACAATCGGCTTCTGCGACACCGGGTCCTCGCCGATCTCGCGCAACGGCGCCGCCGCAGTGCGGCCACGCTGCTTCGGCTCGGCGTAGATCTTCAATGCCTCGTCGAGCGTTATGTCGAAAAGCTGATCCTCGCTGGTCAACGAACGCGAATCCGTGCCCTTCTTCAGATACGGACCGTATCGGCCGTTCTGAGCGGTGATCTCGGTGCCCGTCTCCGGTTCCTGGCCGACGACGCGCGGCAGCGATAGCAAACGTAGTGCCTGCTCAAGGGTGACCGTGGACGGATCCATCGACTTGAACAGTGATGCCGTGCGCGGCTTGGGTCCCTTCTTGGCTGCCGGCTTCTTCTTTGGTTTCGCCGGCTTGCCATCGGAGTCGTTCCCGGTTGAGCCGCTGCCGTCAGCCGATCCCGGCGTTGCGCCCGTCTCGTTGGCCGACGACGACGCGTCCTCTGCCTCGTCTTCAAGGATTTCGGTCACGTAGGGGCCGAAGCGCCCCGCCTTCACGACCAGCATTTTGCCGTTGGACGGATCGATGCCGAGCTCACGGTCGCCGTCACCCTGGTTCTCCACGAGTTCGCGGGCCTTCTCGGCGGTCAGCTCATCGGGAGCCAGATCATCGGGGACCGAGACGCGTTTGGGTGTTCCGTCAGCGCCTGGCACCTCGATGTAGGGTCCGTATCGGCCAACCCGAAGCACCAGGTCGTCACCAATCGGTATCGAGTTGATCTCCCGGGCGTCGATATCGCCCAGGTCGTCGACGATCTCCCGCAGCCCGACGATGTCGGACCCCTCGGCGCCGAAGTAGAAGTGACTGAGCCAGTCGACCCGGTCACGAGCGCCAACGGCGATCTGGTCGAGGTCGTTCTCCATCGCCGCAGTGAACTGGTAATCGACCAGCCGGGCGAAGTGCTCCTCCAACAGTCGAATAACGGAGAAGGCAAGCCAGCTCGGCACCATTGCCGAGCCACGCACCGTCACGTAGCCGCGGTCGATGATTGTCGAAATCGTTGCCGCATAGGTGGACGGACGTCCGATTCCGAGCTCCTCGAGCTGCTTGACCAGGCTCGCTTCCGTGTAGCGGGGCGGAGGCGAGGTTTCGTGGCCGTCGGCTTCGACGCCGAGCACGTCGAGCTTCTGACCTTCTGCGACCTCGGGCAGCCGCGCATCGCCCTTGTCGCCATCCTCATAGCGGGCGGCGTCGCGACCCTCTTCGTAGGCAGCCATGAACCCGCGGAACGTGATCACGGTTCCCGAGGCGGCCAATTCGACAGTGCGCCGGTTACCGGCGATGTCGAGCGGGGTGTGCAGCCGGACGGATGCCGTGGAGCCCTTGGCGTCGGCCATCTGTGAGGCAACGGTCCGCTTCCAGATCAGGTCGTATAGCCGGAACTCGTCACCGCGCAGCGCGTTGGAGACCTGCGCCGGTGTCCGGAACGAGTCACCGGCCGGCCGGATTGCCTCGTGAGCCTCCTGCGCGCCTTTGGCCTTGCCCTTGTAGAGGCGTGGCTTCTCAGGCACGAATTCCGGGCCGTACAGCTCACTTGCCTGCCGACGTGCAGCGCTGATCGCCTGGGTCGACAGCGCGGGTGAATCGGTACGCATATAGGTAATGAAGCCGTTTTCGTACAGCGACTGAGCCACCCGCATGGTCTGCCGGGCCGAGAATCGCAGCTTGCGCGCAGCTTCCTGCTGCAGCGTCGATGTGGTGAACGGCGCTGCCGGACGACGCGTGTAAGGCTTGGTCTCCAGCGACTTCACCGCAAGGGTACCGGCGGGAACGGATTCCAGCGCCGTGGCAAGTGACCGCACGGTCGACTCGTCGAGCTGTACTGCCTTCGACGTCTTCTTCAGCTCGCCGCGGTCGTCAAAATCGCGGCCGGTGGCAACCTTGTCGCCGTCGACCGCGACCAGGCGGGCGGAAAACGGTTCGTGTGATGTCGTCGGGGTGACGTTAGCGGTCAGGTCCCAGTACGAGGCGGAGCGGAACGCCATCCGTTCGCGTTCGCGTTCGACGACAAGCCTCGTCGCTACCGATTGAACCCGGCCGGCAGACAGGCCGGCGCGGACTTTGCGCCAGAGAACCGGCGACACTTCATAACCGTAGAGACGGTCCAGAATGCGGCGGGTTTCCTGCGCGTCGACCAGAGCGCCATCGACGTCGCGGGTGTTTTCCAACGCCCTTTGGATGGCTTCGGGGGTGATCTCGTGAAAGACCATCCGCTTGACCGGGATCTTCGGCTTGAGCACCTCCAGCAGGTGCCATGCGATCGCCTCTCCCTCGCGGTCCTCATCGGTTGCGAGGTATAGCTCGTCGGCATCCTTGAGCAGCTTCTTGAGCTCGGTGACCTTTTTCTTCTTGTCCGGCGTCACCCGATAATAGGGCTCGAAGCCGTTATCGACGTCGACGGCGAACTTGCCGAACGGACCTTTTTTGAGTTCCGCGGGCAGCTCAGATGGCTGGGGCAGGTCACGGATGTGGCCAACCGAGGCTTCAACATCGAAACCTTCACCCAGGTAACCGACAATCGTCCGTGCCTTCGTCGGTGACTCGACAATGACGAGTCGACGCGGCGAACTCGCACTTGCGGTCCGGGACACAGTCATCTTTCCTTTCGTTGGTCACGCCTCACGGCGAAACCGGTGTGGGGTCCACTTACTTAGACGCCTGGACCCACGGGGTGCGGGCCGCGATCGGTGCCAGCGCCAATGCTAAGGCAAACACCAACGCCGCTACACCCGCAATTCCTGCGGTTCCCCCACCGTAGGCCACGAGCAGCTGGTCCGTTGTATTCAGGGGGGCGGCGCCGGCTTGGGTTTGATACATCAGCACGAATGCGACGCACAAGGTCAGCAGTCCGGCGACTACCAGCACCCAGACTACGGCCTTTGCGGGCGGACTGAGTGCCTGAGCCGTCGCCTGGGATGGATCGTCGACCACCGGATGGCGCAGCTGAACCAGGGCGGAGACCAGCGCAGTCCAGGCCGCGACGACCAGCAGCGCGGTGATCACATCCGCGGGTCGGTGCCAGCCGGCGCTCAGCGTCGCAATCCCGGTTGCGGTGGCGTAGCCGCCGGCCAGCAGGACCGTGAGGATCCGGAACTGGCGCGGTACGACAAGGATCAGCGCGGCAGCAACCGAAGCGGCAACCGTTGTGTGCCCGGAGGGAAGCGAGTTGAAGTTGATTGTGCTGACACCGTATTCGGGCCGCTCAAGCGCGTGCTTCATCACCTGGGTGGACACATTCGCGCCAACGACCAGCGCCATTGCGGCTATCGCCAGACCGTACCGTTTGCGACCGACGGCAAAAACCCCGACCACGATGATGGCAATGATGAGGAAGACAACCGAAACGATATTCAGCACGGTCTCGGCAGCACCGATCAGAATGTCGCGACCGATCTCGGCGCCCTTCAGCGCCGCCTCGTCGAGAGCCTGGCCCGGCCGGGTCTGCACGAAGATCCAGTAGATCACCAGCGCCGCGATGGCGAAAACCAGCGAGAGTGCCAGCAGTGCCGCGCAGACGCTCAGCCGGTGA is part of the Saxibacter everestensis genome and harbors:
- a CDS encoding antitoxin MazE5; translation: MNRIRLSTTVDASLLQQARNVRSGSTDASLVDEALAALLARYRSAEVDASYAAYDEHPLDEPDEWGDLASFRRAAAAS
- a CDS encoding type II toxin-antitoxin system PemK/MazF family toxin, which translates into the protein MNTAPARGEVWWCETAEIGRRPVVVLSRDAVIPRHRRALVAPCTTTIRGLVSEVVLEPGDDPVPRQTAVNLDSVESVSIAILVTRIGRLRDTRMREICAALAVAVGCSD
- a CDS encoding YybH family protein, which gives rise to MSEATETARTPEDITRLFVERSNAGDADGVAALYEEDAVLAYPPGQTTVGRAAIRELWASVLEHAPTFTAEPPLPTLICGEIALTATPPSDGAGARAQVVRRQADGSWLRVIDQPEFRPTESLV
- a CDS encoding LysR family transcriptional regulator, with amino-acid sequence MELHQLRYLTAVVDQGSFTRAGMSLHISQSGVSAQLRQLERELGQPLIDRSGRAVRLTDAGEAVLPFARAALAAVSAIREAVDEVAGLHRGSVTIGMVSGCSIPGFLDALSDLHRKHPQLILSLIEGPSDQLQSQVMAGDLGVALVGYSDQPKPGLEVAVVIDESLVVAVDGQHPFADRKSVRLSELDRESVISLPLGTGIRTAYNNACRAAGLGGSVGLEASSPEAIVGLAVRGLGVAVLSESMVDVDSGLVSVPIRAQGATARLGLVWKRQEAIPAATRAVIEAMTDRMVG
- a CDS encoding serine hydrolase domain-containing protein — its product is MRNVIAQGVAAGVVPGAVAAAAIGGNELETVAIGDAVQADENGLLPVERRQAVTVGTVFDLASLTKVFTAVGLLTLVDDGLLRLDEPVAGWLPEFRKSSKDRITLRQLLAHTSGLQPAWRGWRQYLVSGFDRDTLISDLLAIGPEAPPGTRYVYSCVGYLVAMALAERVTGQGWDQLFTDRVLSPLSLDGVTFGADPALCAATEYQPDLGRGMVCGVVHDEAAWSLGGISGNAGLFGTAGDVLRFAESLRMGLPGLLSRATCEELWRDQLPVVLDSSRVEPAYLPNFGQAIGMRIGQRAWMSQSGRNARGHTGFTGTSMLVDREHDVSVVLLTNRIHPSRATPPLHPLRAAVAAEVYRLAG
- a CDS encoding alpha/beta hydrolase, which produces MRITNRGSTEARWRPLVAVVLATVLMLTACNPSGDRSTGTAPLDGAGAQGPDATSAAIPPGAEEIYAQDVSWAPCDDGFECAKVAVPLDWSDPAGKSIELAVIRTVPESVSKGTIWLNPGGPGGSGIEMVRDSLSYVATEDLLANYSIAGFDPRGVGASSAVDCLSDADRDKMRESTANPETDEGLEQMRAQYKKFAEACEANTGELLGHVDTQSAARDLDVLREVSGDTRLNYLGFSYGTFLGSTYATLFPEKVGRLVLDGALDPSLSNAELALGQAKGFEGALRAYIEDCQSREGCPLGGDVDDGVKKVQSLFDTVESAPMTASDGRKVGLPLLLSGFILPLYNDQNWPLLGEALAQAFDGSPDEFLRLADLGADREPDGTYSGNGDEAFNAINCLDYPTNSETDTMRAEAEELKDAAPTFGVALGYGGAVCESWPYQPVRTPEPANAPGAEPILVVGTTGDPATPYEWSEALTEQLESSTLLTYEGEGHTAYGRAGACINSKVDAYFIEGKLPAAGTRC
- a CDS encoding DNA polymerase III subunit delta', which translates into the protein MSVWDDLVGQDRVIDTLKSAAAAAAQATPGSAMTHAWLFTGPPGSGRSNAARAFAAALLCGDHGESESAERATVLSGTHADVTVVATEKVTISIDEVRGLVQEAQRSPAGGKWRIIIIEDADRMAERTSNVLLKAIEEPPARTVWLLCAPSPADVVTTIRSRCRALTLRVPPPEAVAELLVRKYGVDPGLARESSLAAQSHIGRARRLATDEVSRGHRDSNIRLPGAIGSVGQAILAAGELVERSAAESKALTEERSAQERAELLRSLGAESGQTLPPALRAQVRQLEEDQKRRATRAQRDVLDRAMVDLLSLYRDVLMVQLGAGEELMNIGYTSQVHEMARTSTPNATLGRLDALATARRRLKTNTSPLLAMEALTLSLR